In Blastopirellula sp. J2-11, a single genomic region encodes these proteins:
- the rpmE gene encoding 50S ribosomal protein L31: MKEKIHPRYEEAAVKCGCGNSFTTRSTRKEIVVDVCSACHPFYTGKLKFVDSGGRIEKFKNKIAKSGYASLEKPKKKKK; encoded by the coding sequence ATGAAAGAAAAGATTCACCCCCGCTACGAGGAAGCGGCCGTGAAATGCGGTTGTGGTAACAGCTTCACCACCCGCAGCACGCGCAAAGAAATCGTCGTCGACGTTTGCAGCGCTTGCCACCCGTTCTACACAGGCAAGTTGAAATTCGTCGACTCAGGCGGTCGCATCGAGAAGTTCAAGAACAAGATCGCCAAGAGCGGTTACGCGAGCCTCGAGAAGCCGAAGAAGAAAAAGAAGTAG
- the aroC gene encoding chorismate synthase has translation MLRYSTAGESHGKTLLALVDGFPAGVEIETDAIDADLKLRQGGYGRGGRQRIETDKVEVLTGIWKGLSLGSPIALQVINKDYKLERLEDLPRPRPGHGDLTGAVKYLGPVRGILERASARETAVRVAAGGLAKLLLKQFGITAFGYVAELGGVQITPQAGSLEQLRKMRSDSIVYSLNPDQDAEIKQLIDATGKSGDTLGGIVEVRVDGVPFGLGTHAQWDRKLDGRLAQAVMAVQAIKGVEIGLGFEAARRPGSQVHDPIHFDPEHRDQPHLGFVRPTNNAGGLEAGMTNGQPVIIRAAKKPISTLAKPLDSINLDTKEKQGASYERSDVCAVSAAAIIVENVVAFEIATALVEKFGGDSLQEMKARHELFMQMARER, from the coding sequence ATGTTACGCTACAGCACCGCAGGCGAATCCCACGGTAAGACGCTTCTCGCACTGGTCGATGGGTTTCCCGCTGGCGTCGAGATTGAAACCGACGCAATCGACGCCGATTTGAAGCTTCGCCAAGGGGGTTATGGTCGCGGCGGCCGTCAACGGATTGAAACCGACAAAGTCGAAGTCCTGACCGGCATCTGGAAAGGGCTCTCGCTCGGCAGTCCGATCGCGCTGCAAGTGATCAACAAAGACTACAAGCTCGAACGACTCGAAGATCTCCCGCGACCTCGACCTGGTCACGGAGATTTGACCGGCGCAGTCAAGTATCTCGGCCCGGTGCGCGGCATTCTCGAACGTGCTAGCGCCCGCGAGACTGCGGTTCGCGTCGCAGCCGGCGGATTAGCCAAGCTGCTGCTCAAGCAATTTGGCATCACCGCGTTTGGCTATGTCGCCGAACTAGGTGGCGTGCAAATCACACCGCAAGCTGGCAGCCTAGAGCAATTACGCAAAATGCGAAGCGATAGCATCGTCTATTCGCTCAATCCCGACCAAGACGCCGAGATCAAACAGCTGATCGATGCGACCGGCAAAAGCGGCGATACGCTAGGCGGCATTGTAGAAGTTCGGGTCGACGGAGTACCATTCGGCCTCGGCACCCACGCCCAATGGGACCGAAAGCTGGACGGGAGACTTGCTCAAGCCGTGATGGCGGTTCAGGCGATTAAAGGAGTAGAGATCGGACTGGGGTTTGAAGCGGCTCGCCGCCCAGGCTCTCAGGTGCACGATCCGATTCATTTTGATCCTGAGCATCGCGATCAACCGCACCTTGGTTTTGTGCGACCGACCAATAACGCCGGCGGCTTGGAAGCGGGAATGACCAACGGGCAACCGGTCATCATTCGCGCCGCCAAAAAGCCGATCAGCACGTTGGCCAAGCCGCTCGACTCGATCAACTTAGACACGAAAGAAAAGCAGGGCGCTTCGTACGAACGGAGCGACGTCTGCGCCGTTTCGGCCGCCGCGATCATTGTCGAAAATGTCGTTGCGTTTGAAATCGCAACGGCGCTGGTTGAAAAGTTTGGCGGCGATAGCCTGCAAGAGATGAAAGCGCGGCACGAACTGTTTATGCAGATGGCCCGCGAAAGATAG
- a CDS encoding cytochrome c biogenesis protein, with protein sequence MKSIRPLLSALSLALVAAWIVPAGAGEKFDSAVWKQLPVYHNGRVKPLDTFANLVVKEITSHDKTSVKVNLVDYYAPDELAKSEYSDALSILPDGEVRKFQPSELILSWLAEPQKWERIPFIVAEHEDVRNSLGLPIEGPTGQRLRFVSPYEITHSVPLRKFLLEIDARRKAAMTSGEKFEMTASEERVWNEVLTKYALYRDVTFDPRLDINLNEALPMPGGRDRLFYSVMAAAKIMSQEPNVKNQTLESQYQILMQLGGESPMALAANRLLSSYRALFSLLVNAQVDAHEFLENEEPEPLTADEPPTLEEAEPLVAEFRAAAHELAELLRVERDRANTQQTLSRSQYETIKPMFQEMLVKTSELDRLGLEMQLGLYEGSDLVKKFDRSLSGTLYVVPALNAEALKKDRGTENMAQPWLGLSTILYSSGDLLKGYPQNKVAAVRKSWKALTQAYVDGASTEQAQSDFAAALRSIGEQTDAERRELVADDQQDEHILSYTAYPPVGSPRIEAEVRYNALDPFRIAWIICLGATFCYSLSFGVIRKVMFWMGTALLLTAIAWSSYAFYMRILISGWAPVTNMYETVVFVPWVVAVMGAAFLMLPIFDRGRLEAWRASAIPGTLEATPLTPRHLETQSASTWNMLGIFATILRLPLMAFVVWMLAFALYSDGNRPIISDLNPLTAFSLSSNLGKDAAIWLVKVLTLVITVYFVPRLLLSGVFAVYYVLRDWFVNNSIVTNLPAVLERSYFGLAASGAATFFFCVASFAPVLDENFSPLQPVLRSNMWLTVHVLTIVASYGAGMLSWALGVIALFFYMFGTYRAPVTPVGAPKGFRPAHDAHAELGYRPPEQCAVLAGYCYRSIQVAVMLLATGTILGGLWADVSWGRFWGWDPKEVWALISLLVYLAILHGRFAGWFNNFGLVVGTILGFTMIVFSWYGVNFLLPMFSGGQAVGLHSYGFGEGGQGYVLGFVAMNLLYLGVAAVRFQVTNVIKPGSPKTDDVSRLIDDEEIVNAESSEPTKPHDDTKDEGESQ encoded by the coding sequence ATGAAGTCGATTCGCCCTTTGCTTTCCGCTCTATCACTAGCGCTGGTCGCCGCATGGATTGTCCCCGCCGGAGCAGGCGAGAAATTTGATTCGGCGGTTTGGAAGCAACTTCCCGTCTATCACAACGGCCGTGTGAAGCCGTTGGATACGTTCGCCAACCTGGTGGTCAAAGAGATTACTTCACACGACAAAACGTCGGTGAAAGTGAACCTGGTCGACTACTACGCGCCGGACGAATTGGCGAAGTCCGAATATAGTGATGCGCTCTCGATCTTGCCCGACGGTGAAGTGCGGAAGTTTCAGCCGTCGGAATTGATTTTGAGCTGGTTGGCCGAACCGCAGAAGTGGGAACGGATTCCGTTTATCGTCGCCGAGCATGAAGACGTCCGCAATTCGCTTGGCTTGCCGATCGAAGGGCCGACCGGTCAGCGACTTCGCTTTGTCTCGCCTTACGAGATCACGCATTCGGTTCCGCTCCGTAAGTTTTTGCTGGAAATTGACGCGCGTCGTAAAGCCGCAATGACGAGCGGCGAAAAGTTTGAGATGACAGCGTCGGAAGAACGCGTTTGGAACGAAGTGTTAACCAAGTACGCGCTTTATCGCGACGTGACGTTTGACCCGCGTTTGGACATCAACTTGAACGAAGCGTTGCCGATGCCGGGCGGACGCGATCGCTTGTTTTATAGCGTGATGGCCGCCGCCAAGATCATGTCGCAAGAGCCCAACGTCAAAAATCAGACGTTGGAAAGTCAGTATCAAATTTTGATGCAACTCGGCGGCGAGTCGCCGATGGCGCTGGCCGCCAATCGGTTGTTGTCGTCATATCGCGCCCTCTTTTCGCTGTTGGTCAACGCCCAGGTCGACGCGCATGAGTTTCTCGAAAACGAAGAGCCTGAGCCGCTGACCGCGGACGAACCGCCGACGTTGGAAGAAGCGGAGCCGTTGGTCGCAGAATTTCGCGCCGCCGCGCACGAACTGGCCGAACTCTTGCGTGTCGAACGTGATCGAGCCAATACGCAGCAGACGCTCAGTCGTTCGCAATACGAGACGATCAAGCCGATGTTCCAAGAGATGCTGGTGAAAACGAGCGAATTGGATCGGTTGGGGCTGGAGATGCAACTAGGGCTGTACGAAGGATCGGACCTGGTCAAAAAGTTTGACCGCAGTCTCAGCGGTACGCTCTACGTGGTTCCGGCCCTCAACGCCGAGGCGCTCAAGAAAGATCGCGGTACCGAGAACATGGCTCAGCCCTGGCTCGGTCTCTCGACCATCTTGTACAGCTCTGGCGATCTGCTGAAGGGATATCCGCAAAACAAAGTCGCAGCCGTTCGTAAGTCTTGGAAAGCATTGACCCAGGCGTATGTCGACGGCGCGTCGACCGAACAGGCCCAAAGCGATTTCGCCGCAGCGCTGCGATCGATTGGTGAACAGACCGACGCCGAACGCCGCGAGCTGGTCGCCGACGATCAGCAAGACGAACATATCCTCAGCTATACCGCTTATCCACCGGTCGGCAGCCCGCGTATTGAGGCCGAAGTTCGCTACAACGCGCTCGACCCTTTCCGCATCGCCTGGATTATTTGCTTGGGGGCGACGTTCTGCTATTCGCTCTCATTTGGCGTGATTCGCAAAGTGATGTTCTGGATGGGCACCGCGCTGCTGCTGACGGCGATCGCCTGGTCCTCGTATGCGTTCTACATGCGGATTTTGATCAGCGGCTGGGCGCCGGTAACCAACATGTACGAGACCGTCGTCTTTGTGCCGTGGGTCGTCGCCGTCATGGGCGCCGCCTTTTTGATGCTGCCGATCTTTGATCGCGGCCGGCTTGAAGCTTGGCGCGCCTCGGCCATTCCTGGAACGCTGGAAGCGACGCCGCTGACGCCGCGTCATTTGGAAACGCAATCGGCGTCGACTTGGAATATGCTCGGCATCTTTGCGACGATCTTGCGCTTGCCGCTGATGGCATTCGTCGTCTGGATGTTGGCGTTCGCTTTGTATAGCGACGGCAATCGACCGATTATTTCTGACCTCAATCCGCTCACCGCTTTTTCACTCTCATCGAACTTGGGCAAAGACGCGGCGATTTGGCTGGTCAAAGTGTTGACGTTGGTCATCACGGTTTACTTTGTTCCGCGTCTGCTGCTGAGCGGAGTGTTCGCCGTCTACTACGTCTTGCGAGACTGGTTCGTGAACAACAGCATCGTGACCAACTTGCCGGCCGTGCTGGAACGTTCTTATTTTGGTCTGGCCGCTTCCGGCGCCGCGACCTTCTTTTTCTGCGTCGCGTCGTTCGCGCCGGTGCTGGATGAGAACTTCTCGCCGTTGCAGCCGGTGTTGCGCTCGAATATGTGGTTGACCGTGCATGTGCTGACGATCGTCGCCAGTTATGGCGCCGGCATGCTCTCTTGGGCGCTCGGCGTGATCGCACTCTTTTTCTATATGTTTGGCACGTATCGCGCGCCGGTGACGCCGGTTGGCGCCCCGAAAGGATTTCGACCAGCGCACGACGCCCATGCCGAACTTGGCTATCGTCCGCCGGAGCAATGCGCCGTGTTGGCCGGATATTGTTACCGCTCGATTCAGGTCGCGGTGATGCTGTTGGCGACCGGCACCATTCTCGGCGGTCTGTGGGCTGACGTCTCGTGGGGGCGCTTCTGGGGATGGGATCCGAAAGAAGTCTGGGCCCTCATTTCGCTGCTGGTTTACCTGGCGATTTTGCATGGTCGCTTCGCCGGTTGGTTCAACAACTTTGGCCTGGTCGTCGGCACGATTCTTGGGTTTACGATGATCGTCTTCTCGTGGTACGGAGTTAACTTCCTGCTGCCGATGTTCTCGGGCGGACAAGCCGTCGGGCTCCACTCCTACGGCTTCGGCGAAGGAGGACAAGGCTACGTGCTGGGGTTTGTCGCGATGAACTTGCTGTATCTCGGCGTCGCCGCGGTCCGCTTCCAAGTGACCAACGTCATCAAGCCGGGCTCACCCAAAACCGACGACGTCTCACGTCTGATCGATGACGAGGAAATCGTCAACGCCGAATCATCAGAGCCGACGAAACCGCACGACGACACGAAAGACGAAGGGGAAAGCCAGTAG
- a CDS encoding PIN domain-containing protein, whose protein sequence is MEHPAIAVYDANILYPAPLRDLFIRLAQAGLVRAKWTEAIHNEWMRNVIKNKPELSPTRLARTKTLMNDAVRDCLVSDYESLIRSLSLPDPDDRHVLAAAIQARASVIVTYNLKDFPPNALAQHGVEAFHPDDFLIELFETTSVSVVHTVKQQRESLRNPPKTVEELLSIFENQGLKQFVARLHPLSQLL, encoded by the coding sequence ATGGAGCACCCCGCGATTGCTGTCTATGACGCCAACATCCTCTATCCAGCCCCGCTACGCGATCTATTCATTCGGCTGGCGCAGGCTGGACTCGTCAGGGCTAAATGGACCGAAGCAATCCATAATGAGTGGATGCGCAACGTCATAAAAAACAAGCCCGAGTTGTCACCTACGCGATTGGCGAGAACGAAAACGCTGATGAATGATGCTGTTCGAGATTGTCTCGTCAGCGACTATGAATCTCTCATCCGTTCGTTGTCCTTGCCAGACCCAGACGACCGGCATGTGCTGGCGGCAGCGATTCAAGCTCGCGCCAGCGTCATCGTTACGTACAATCTCAAGGACTTTCCCCCGAATGCTCTCGCTCAACACGGCGTTGAGGCCTTCCATCCCGATGATTTTCTGATTGAGTTGTTTGAGACAACATCTGTTTCAGTCGTCCACACGGTGAAGCAACAGCGGGAGAGCCTGCGTAATCCTCCCAAAACGGTCGAGGAATTACTGTCTATCTTTGAAAATCAAGGACTGAAGCAATTCGTCGCGCGGCTTCATCCGCTCTCTCAACTGCTCTGA
- the prfA gene encoding peptide chain release factor 1, whose translation MREMLEEKLSRFEFLEKQMSDPDVMGNSHQMATIAREHGSLAKLATKYRTFKNTIDEMGEAKELLESDDEEMRELAEADIESLKARREKLWQELLDMTIGGEDANRTRIVLEIRGGAGGDEAALFARDLYEMYKRYAETKKWKYEVMEANPTELGGFKEVIISVEGEGVYRELQYESGGHRVQRVPETEAKGRVHTSAATVAVMPEPEDVEFELSPEDYEVERYAASSGPGGQHVNKTASAVRLIHKDGVIVQCCEERSQHKNLAKALRLLKTKLYEVKRAEEEKQRSDHRKSLVGSGDRSQRIRTYNFPENRVTDHRINLTLYKLDQIIAGAIQPVIDGLVDYDRQQLRGDMGDLEE comes from the coding sequence ATGCGTGAGATGTTGGAGGAAAAGCTGTCCCGCTTCGAGTTTCTCGAAAAGCAGATGAGCGATCCCGATGTCATGGGAAATTCGCATCAGATGGCGACGATTGCGCGCGAGCATGGCTCTCTGGCCAAGCTGGCGACCAAGTATCGTACTTTCAAAAATACGATCGATGAGATGGGCGAAGCGAAAGAGCTGCTGGAAAGCGACGATGAAGAGATGCGCGAGTTGGCGGAAGCCGACATCGAATCGCTGAAAGCGCGTCGCGAAAAGCTGTGGCAAGAGCTGCTCGATATGACGATCGGCGGCGAGGACGCCAACCGTACGCGGATCGTTTTAGAAATTCGCGGCGGCGCCGGCGGCGACGAAGCGGCTTTGTTCGCTCGCGATCTGTACGAAATGTACAAGCGCTACGCCGAAACCAAAAAGTGGAAGTACGAGGTGATGGAAGCCAACCCGACCGAGTTGGGCGGCTTCAAGGAAGTCATCATCAGCGTCGAAGGCGAAGGCGTCTATCGCGAACTGCAGTACGAAAGCGGCGGTCATCGCGTGCAACGCGTTCCCGAAACCGAGGCCAAGGGCCGAGTTCATACTTCGGCCGCGACCGTCGCGGTAATGCCGGAACCGGAAGACGTCGAGTTTGAACTGAGCCCGGAAGACTATGAAGTCGAACGTTATGCGGCTTCCAGCGGTCCCGGCGGCCAACACGTGAACAAGACGGCGTCGGCCGTCCGTTTGATTCATAAAGACGGCGTGATCGTGCAGTGCTGCGAAGAACGAAGTCAGCACAAAAATCTGGCCAAAGCGCTCCGCTTGCTCAAAACCAAGCTGTACGAAGTCAAGCGTGCCGAAGAAGAGAAGCAACGCAGCGATCATCGCAAATCGCTGGTCGGATCGGGCGATCGCAGCCAACGCATTCGGACCTACAACTTCCCCGAAAATCGCGTTACCGATCACCGTATCAATCTGACGCTCTACAAGCTGGATCAAATCATCGCCGGCGCAATTCAGCCGGTGATCGATGGTTTGGTCGACTACGATCGCCAGCAGTTGCGCGGCGACATGGGCGACCTCGAAGAATAA
- a CDS encoding bile acid:sodium symporter family protein has translation MIRFIGRYWFLLLLAAVIGVGFGFSPTLEPVTKIPFLKNAIVVTVLFLMAFPLEFGDLHNSVKRPGPAALGTLMNYGLLPLLAWGASLLVTGDLRIGVNIAAAIPCTLASAAVWTRKAGGNDVAALVVTIVTNLLCFAVTPMWLKLTTGDSVSLDLGAMVGKLLLLVVAPMMVGQLCRIPRPIGRWATANRASMSIAAQFGILAMVFLGCVSAGISLRTLHEQTPPLEMLALTLGVVVGVHATALVAGYGSAKWLGMRPADQIAVGISGSQKTLMVGLWLANSFYPTQPLAILPLIAYHVSQLFMDTWVADRHLQRQLAAVASSTTDSA, from the coding sequence GTGATTCGTTTCATCGGACGCTATTGGTTTCTACTGCTGTTAGCGGCCGTAATCGGTGTTGGCTTTGGATTTTCGCCGACGCTGGAACCGGTGACCAAGATCCCGTTTCTGAAGAATGCGATCGTCGTCACCGTTCTGTTTTTGATGGCGTTTCCGCTCGAATTTGGCGATTTGCACAATTCGGTAAAACGCCCTGGTCCCGCGGCGTTGGGGACGCTGATGAACTATGGGCTGTTGCCGCTGTTGGCCTGGGGAGCTTCGCTACTAGTAACCGGCGATCTGCGAATCGGCGTCAACATCGCCGCCGCGATCCCTTGCACGCTCGCCTCGGCGGCGGTTTGGACCCGAAAAGCAGGCGGAAACGACGTCGCCGCGTTGGTGGTGACGATCGTGACCAATTTGCTCTGCTTCGCCGTGACGCCGATGTGGTTAAAGCTGACGACCGGGGACTCGGTTTCTCTCGATTTGGGGGCAATGGTCGGCAAGCTGTTGCTTCTGGTCGTCGCACCGATGATGGTGGGCCAATTGTGCCGCATTCCACGTCCCATCGGCCGCTGGGCGACCGCCAATCGAGCGTCGATGAGCATCGCCGCCCAGTTCGGCATTCTGGCGATGGTCTTTCTCGGCTGCGTCAGCGCCGGGATTAGTCTGCGAACCTTGCACGAACAGACGCCTCCCCTGGAAATGCTGGCGTTGACGCTGGGAGTTGTTGTCGGCGTGCATGCGACGGCGCTGGTCGCCGGCTATGGATCGGCCAAGTGGCTGGGCATGCGGCCTGCCGATCAAATTGCGGTCGGGATTTCGGGGAGTCAGAAGACTTTGATGGTCGGTTTATGGCTGGCCAATTCATTCTATCCCACGCAGCCGCTGGCGATTCTGCCGCTGATCGCCTATCACGTAAGTCAGCTATTCATGGATACTTGGGTCGCGGATCGGCATTTACAGCGGCAATTGGCCGCAGTTGCCAGTTCTACGACCGATTCTGCGTAA
- a CDS encoding helix-turn-helix domain-containing protein: MSTLIPKNFETVTPSDADAVLAMESSRLLAAHELGTSSSIHLQLLDGDLVETMTVPTSALRLFVRLLTEMSQGNSVTLIPTHSELTTQQAADLLNVSRPYVVKLLDEGKIPSRTVGKYRRVRFDDLMAYKQKDDKARTKVLDQLSADAQDLGMGY; encoded by the coding sequence ATGTCGACCTTGATTCCCAAGAATTTTGAGACCGTTACCCCCAGCGACGCCGACGCCGTACTGGCGATGGAATCAAGCCGCCTACTGGCGGCGCATGAGCTTGGCACAAGCTCAAGCATCCATCTTCAGTTACTCGATGGCGATCTCGTGGAAACGATGACCGTGCCCACTTCGGCATTGCGGCTTTTCGTCCGTCTTCTGACCGAAATGTCTCAGGGCAACTCCGTCACCCTGATCCCAACCCACTCTGAACTAACAACACAGCAAGCTGCCGACCTCCTGAACGTATCGCGGCCATACGTGGTCAAACTGCTCGATGAAGGGAAAATTCCGTCCCGTACTGTCGGAAAATATCGCCGCGTGCGATTCGACGACTTGATGGCGTACAAGCAGAAGGACGACAAGGCTCGGACAAAGGTGCTCGATCAACTATCCGCTGACGCCCAAGACCTTGGAATGGGATACTGA
- a CDS encoding helix-turn-helix domain-containing protein: MAKLIPLSEAAEILGISEEQLVEMRSRNEIHGYRDGASWKFKETEIERVKTDLAGGGQSPEHGDSGEDLIESPSDSDDDSEFELSLGGDDGSSGEIDSLLIQDEGRSGESGVVIGDELSSGGSDLKLADSDIELGFDGSSAIDPASDTNSNLNLDLEGSDVLGSSSLNAPVDADDDDDDELLLSPVGKDDDVGIGTEKRDPEGTGSGVSLALGEDDLDLGESAISAIDDLDSGELTLDAGDSGVSLVDPADSGIDIGMEPLDLSGSKVDAFDLAGDSGVEVDQDIASGISAGKSSGDDDFLLTPVEGELDDDDSGSQVIALDSDSIGSESALFGAGIDDGDFGAADDGLEVVDEMGAMDSASPAGAPAAAAPVEAPYSVLNLISLAATAALVLVAGLMVTDLIRNMWSFDEPYAINSSIMDGIISLMGV, encoded by the coding sequence ATGGCCAAATTAATCCCACTCAGCGAAGCGGCTGAAATCTTGGGTATCTCGGAAGAGCAGTTGGTCGAAATGCGATCACGCAACGAGATCCACGGCTATCGCGATGGGGCGAGCTGGAAATTCAAAGAAACCGAAATCGAGCGGGTCAAAACCGATCTCGCTGGCGGCGGCCAATCGCCCGAACACGGGGACAGCGGTGAAGATCTGATCGAATCGCCCAGTGATTCGGATGATGATAGTGAATTTGAATTGTCGCTCGGCGGCGATGACGGATCGTCCGGCGAAATCGACTCGCTCCTGATTCAGGACGAAGGTCGCAGCGGCGAATCAGGCGTCGTGATCGGTGACGAACTCTCGTCGGGCGGCAGCGACTTGAAACTTGCCGATAGTGATATCGAGCTTGGTTTTGACGGTTCCAGCGCCATCGACCCTGCGTCGGACACCAACAGCAATTTGAATCTCGATCTGGAAGGTTCGGACGTGCTCGGCAGTTCGTCCCTCAATGCTCCGGTCGACGCCGATGACGACGACGATGATGAGCTGTTGCTCTCGCCGGTCGGCAAAGATGATGACGTCGGAATTGGAACCGAAAAACGCGATCCCGAAGGAACCGGTTCTGGAGTCAGCCTGGCGCTGGGCGAAGACGACCTGGATCTGGGCGAAAGCGCGATTTCGGCCATCGATGATCTGGATAGCGGAGAATTAACGCTCGATGCCGGCGATAGCGGAGTCAGCCTGGTGGATCCGGCCGACAGCGGTATCGACATCGGCATGGAGCCGCTAGACCTCTCGGGCTCGAAGGTGGACGCGTTTGACTTGGCGGGCGACTCGGGTGTCGAAGTCGACCAAGACATTGCATCGGGCATTTCCGCCGGCAAGAGTAGCGGCGATGACGACTTCCTGCTGACTCCGGTCGAAGGGGAGCTGGACGACGACGATAGCGGCTCGCAAGTGATCGCGCTCGACTCCGATTCGATCGGTTCTGAGTCGGCCCTGTTTGGCGCCGGTATCGACGACGGAGATTTTGGGGCTGCCGACGACGGACTAGAAGTCGTTGACGAGATGGGGGCAATGGATTCCGCCTCACCGGCGGGTGCGCCCGCCGCAGCGGCTCCGGTTGAAGCTCCTTATAGCGTGCTTAATCTTATCAGTCTGGCCGCGACCGCCGCTTTGGTGTTGGTTGCTGGGCTCATGGTGACTGACCTGATTCGCAACATGTGGTCGTTTGACGAACCCTACGCAATCAACAGCTCGATCATGGACGGTATTATCAGCTTGATGGGGGTCTAG
- a CDS encoding MotA/TolQ/ExbB proton channel family protein, with protein sequence MTARNTSKFWYNISGKLGWPVALGLAATIGFFALINQGVISNPLIVRYFAGHPVEYIETAMFFVGLAAILLKLQDVARELTNVSKIELPAPPREGQLIDDAAGLLDQLEEYPQRLQRHSLWRRLFQGIEHVHVNGSAAGLQEELKYFADQEAERAYQSFSLVRIVIWATPMLGFLGTVIGITLALGNLSPEALVNEPKAAMESLLAGLSVAFDTTALALSLSIFLMFAQFIADRVENELLTVVDSAASAQLSGRFQQAGGKSDPSVAAIQRMAERVMQATEQLVERQTQLWRNTIDGAHHHWEEIVGSSKQQLEDSLSAALSGSLERHAAALAGAEKEVIREMRVDWKQFQTALDNNASLMRDQQDQLTQQGEVMLKAVEAVGEISSLEQTLSRNLDSLAGAGHFEETVLSLAATIHLLNNRIGDSGGRRFELEKKPSQGHAA encoded by the coding sequence GTGACTGCACGAAATACCTCGAAGTTCTGGTACAACATCAGTGGAAAACTAGGGTGGCCCGTCGCCCTCGGTTTGGCCGCGACGATCGGCTTCTTCGCGCTGATCAACCAAGGCGTGATCAGCAATCCGCTGATCGTGCGCTATTTTGCCGGGCACCCGGTCGAATACATCGAAACGGCGATGTTCTTTGTCGGCTTAGCGGCGATCCTGTTAAAATTGCAGGATGTCGCTCGCGAATTGACCAACGTCAGCAAAATCGAACTCCCTGCGCCGCCGCGCGAAGGACAATTGATTGACGACGCCGCCGGGCTGCTCGACCAATTGGAGGAGTACCCGCAACGTCTACAGCGACATTCGCTCTGGCGGCGTTTGTTTCAAGGAATTGAACATGTGCACGTCAACGGCAGCGCGGCCGGCTTGCAGGAAGAACTGAAATACTTCGCGGATCAAGAAGCGGAACGCGCCTATCAAAGCTTTTCGCTGGTGCGGATCGTGATTTGGGCGACTCCGATGCTCGGCTTTTTGGGTACCGTTATCGGTATTACGCTGGCGCTCGGTAATCTTTCTCCCGAGGCGCTGGTCAACGAACCGAAAGCGGCGATGGAAAGCCTGCTGGCCGGGTTGAGCGTCGCGTTTGATACGACGGCGTTAGCTTTGTCGTTGTCAATCTTTTTGATGTTCGCGCAGTTTATCGCCGACCGCGTCGAGAACGAACTGCTGACCGTCGTCGATTCGGCCGCTTCGGCCCAATTGAGCGGGCGCTTCCAACAAGCGGGCGGAAAAAGCGACCCCAGCGTCGCCGCGATCCAGCGCATGGCCGAACGGGTGATGCAAGCGACCGAACAGTTGGTCGAACGCCAAACGCAACTTTGGCGCAACACGATCGACGGCGCTCATCACCACTGGGAAGAAATCGTCGGCTCCAGCAAACAACAATTGGAAGATTCGCTCTCCGCAGCGCTTTCAGGTTCGCTTGAGCGCCATGCAGCGGCGCTGGCCGGCGCCGAAAAAGAAGTGATTCGCGAGATGCGCGTCGATTGGAAGCAGTTCCAAACCGCGCTCGATAACAACGCGAGTCTGATGCGCGATCAACAGGATCAACTGACCCAACAAGGAGAAGTGATGCTGAAAGCGGTCGAAGCGGTGGGAGAAATCTCGTCGCTCGAACAAACGCTCAGCCGCAATCTCGACTCGTTGGCAGGCGCTGGTCACTTTGAAGAGACCGTTTTGAGTCTCGCCGCGACGATACACTTGCTGAACAATCGCATCGGCGACAGCGGCGGTCGTCGATTTGAACTGGAGAAGAAACCCTCCCAAGGTCACGCGGCATGA